The following proteins are encoded in a genomic region of Natronorubrum halophilum:
- a CDS encoding LLM class flavin-dependent oxidoreductase, with protein sequence MSAADLEVGIVLPQYGTAIGTVRETALEAESLGYDAVWLEDHFQSWIGDPRRGAHEPWTTLGALAEATDEIRLGTLVTSQSYRHPALLAKMAATVDRLSDGRLELGLGAGWYAEEYERFGYEFREPPAERLRRLAETVGILQGLWTNETYSHAGEHLEIDLENAFCEPQPIQDPHPPIWIGGGGEAFTLRYAAELADGWNYGTLEPEGFAEKLAVLRDHCESEARYDEIRKSAELFVFVGETTDEAEAKRERFADEMLPDEPSEPREFFLAGYLETAPTGTPAEVRDRLADYGEVGIEEIMLVLPNATDGGDESLSLIAEELA encoded by the coding sequence GTGAGCGCAGCCGATCTCGAGGTCGGTATCGTCCTCCCGCAGTACGGTACCGCCATCGGAACCGTTCGCGAGACGGCACTCGAGGCCGAATCGCTGGGTTACGACGCGGTCTGGCTCGAGGATCACTTCCAGTCGTGGATCGGCGACCCGCGCCGCGGAGCCCACGAACCCTGGACGACCCTCGGTGCGCTCGCCGAGGCGACGGACGAGATCCGACTCGGGACGCTCGTGACGAGCCAATCCTACCGCCACCCCGCGCTACTGGCGAAGATGGCGGCGACGGTCGACCGGCTCAGCGACGGCCGCCTCGAACTCGGCCTCGGCGCGGGCTGGTACGCCGAGGAGTACGAGCGCTTCGGCTACGAGTTCCGGGAGCCGCCCGCAGAGCGGCTCCGCCGGCTCGCCGAGACCGTCGGAATCCTGCAGGGGCTCTGGACCAACGAGACGTACAGCCACGCGGGCGAACACCTCGAGATCGACCTCGAGAACGCGTTCTGCGAACCCCAACCGATCCAGGACCCCCACCCGCCGATCTGGATCGGCGGCGGTGGCGAGGCGTTCACCCTCCGGTACGCCGCCGAACTGGCCGACGGCTGGAACTACGGGACTCTCGAGCCTGAGGGGTTCGCAGAGAAGCTCGCGGTCCTGCGAGACCACTGCGAGAGCGAGGCCAGATACGACGAGATCCGGAAATCCGCCGAACTGTTCGTCTTCGTCGGCGAGACGACCGACGAGGCCGAGGCGAAACGCGAGCGGTTCGCCGACGAGATGCTGCCCGACGAGCCGAGCGAGCCCCGCGAGTTCTTCCTCGCGGGGTACCTCGAGACGGCACCGACGGGGACGCCGGCCGAGGTGCGAGATCGACTGGCCGACTACGGCGAGGTCGGCATCGAAGAGATCATGCTCGTACTCCCGAACGCGACCGACGGTGGGGACGAGAGCCTCTCGTTGATAGCCGAGGAACTGGCGTAA
- a CDS encoding tRNA-binding protein: MVENPFDVEIRVGEVLEAEAFPEANKPKMTKLWIDLGEEHGEIQSAAQLDHHYDPAELEGRQVLCATTLGSVRIAGFKSEALTVCVPGEEEYPVLVEPDEDVPLGGLLF; encoded by the coding sequence ATGGTCGAGAATCCGTTCGATGTCGAGATTCGCGTCGGCGAAGTGTTGGAGGCGGAAGCGTTCCCCGAGGCGAACAAGCCGAAGATGACCAAGCTGTGGATCGACCTCGGCGAGGAACACGGCGAAATCCAGTCCGCGGCACAGTTAGATCACCACTACGATCCGGCGGAACTCGAGGGACGGCAGGTGCTATGTGCGACCACTCTGGGCTCGGTCCGGATTGCCGGCTTCAAATCCGAGGCGCTGACCGTCTGCGTCCCCGGAGAGGAGGAGTATCCGGTTCTCGTGGAACCGGACGAAGACGTCCCGCTCGGCGGCCTGCTGTTCTGA
- a CDS encoding APC family permease, giving the protein MGGEPPPAEGTNIEGESPQAEPTVETDEATITDDAELERTLGLSGGLAIGIGTMIGAGIFVFPGLAAGRAGPAAAGSFAIGAAVALLVALPTSELATAMPKSGGGYYFISRGLGTLAGTVVGLSLWFGLVFATAFYLVGFGYYAVDTLTELGVTIGAGFVIPIALLFGAGFTVLNVTGTENAAKLQNGIVALLLSILVAFLAYGGLDSVGLVGEPGASEQFAPFGGMPVLTTAALVFTSYLGFAQVATVAGEMKDPERNLPLAMVGSVLIVGVLYVVTIFVATSAFGSEALADFGETAMVEVGRHYLGAVGAFAIVFGGLLATMSSANASVLSTSRAIYAVSRDALLPRRASRINLRYGTPHVALGLAGGPILVLTATGRVELLAEVASFLHLIMYGLICVALLTLRRNEPEWYDPEFRVPGYPVVPALGAVCSFALIGFMQPASQVVGIAIMITTAGWYAYYARDVSLKGAR; this is encoded by the coding sequence ATGGGTGGCGAACCGCCACCGGCCGAAGGGACCAACATCGAGGGCGAGTCGCCCCAGGCCGAACCCACGGTCGAAACCGACGAGGCGACGATCACCGACGACGCCGAACTCGAGCGCACGCTTGGACTCTCCGGCGGCCTCGCGATCGGAATCGGGACGATGATCGGTGCCGGTATTTTCGTCTTCCCGGGGCTGGCGGCCGGACGGGCGGGACCTGCCGCAGCGGGATCGTTCGCCATCGGGGCCGCCGTCGCCCTGCTCGTGGCGCTGCCGACCTCCGAACTCGCGACGGCGATGCCAAAGAGCGGCGGTGGCTACTACTTCATCTCGCGCGGGCTGGGCACGCTGGCCGGGACCGTCGTCGGCCTGTCGTTGTGGTTCGGCCTGGTGTTCGCGACGGCGTTTTACCTCGTCGGCTTCGGCTACTACGCCGTTGACACGCTCACTGAGCTCGGCGTCACGATCGGCGCAGGATTCGTCATCCCGATCGCGTTGCTGTTCGGTGCGGGCTTTACCGTACTCAACGTGACGGGGACGGAGAACGCGGCGAAGCTCCAGAACGGGATCGTCGCGTTGTTGCTCTCGATCCTCGTCGCGTTCCTCGCCTACGGCGGCCTCGATTCGGTCGGGCTCGTGGGCGAACCGGGGGCCTCCGAGCAGTTCGCCCCCTTCGGTGGGATGCCGGTGTTGACGACGGCGGCGCTCGTATTCACCTCGTACCTCGGCTTCGCGCAGGTGGCGACCGTCGCCGGAGAGATGAAAGATCCCGAGCGAAACCTGCCGCTGGCGATGGTCGGTTCGGTGCTCATCGTCGGGGTCCTCTACGTGGTGACGATCTTCGTCGCGACGAGCGCGTTCGGGAGCGAGGCGCTCGCGGACTTCGGCGAGACGGCGATGGTCGAAGTCGGTCGCCACTACCTCGGTGCCGTCGGTGCGTTCGCGATCGTCTTCGGCGGACTCCTCGCGACGATGTCCAGCGCCAACGCGTCGGTGCTTAGCACGTCGCGGGCCATTTACGCCGTCTCGAGGGACGCCCTGTTGCCCCGGCGGGCGAGCCGGATCAACCTCCGGTATGGCACGCCACACGTCGCGCTCGGGTTGGCCGGCGGACCGATTCTCGTGTTGACCGCGACGGGACGCGTCGAGTTGCTGGCCGAAGTCGCCTCGTTCTTGCATCTGATCATGTACGGCCTGATCTGCGTCGCGTTGCTCACACTGCGTCGCAACGAACCGGAGTGGTACGATCCGGAGTTCCGGGTGCCCGGGTACCCCGTCGTGCCGGCGCTCGGTGCGGTCTGTAGTTTCGCCCTGATCGGGTTCATGCAGCCCGCCTCACAGGTCGTCGGCATCGCGATCATGATCACGACCGCCGGGTGGTACGCCTATTACGCCCGGGACGTGAGTCTCAAGGGGGCACGCTGA
- a CDS encoding cation:proton antiporter gives MVEAAGIDLLNLLLVITLAWIFGTLVERIGYPALMGEILAGILFGPALLGLLHPSETLDIFAEFGVFLLMIYVGMEVDIHDLFELGPQSLMVAFGGFAVPFALGYLVGGVIGVTVEQALFIGIAMAATSLATKSRILVDLDVLDTRVAGVLLGGALLSDVGVMVVFTGVMGFVETGDLTLLGIGLVAGEALLYFVAALVFGDRFLPYIWTQLEDWMERHEYVDKTSAFTVALVVALVFAFFAAVVDLHMIIGGFIAGLFLRQAQLDPDIYNHMYDVMYDLAMGLFAPIFFVTVAFELTLNVFTESLGLLVLIVVTAFVSKILGSWLFTVPTKLSSREGLVIGFGMNGRGTVEIVIVSIALSAGVIGQELFSILVFTAIFTTALVPPTVKWGIDWLRQSGDLVLMRDAEFEGD, from the coding sequence ATGGTCGAAGCTGCCGGTATCGATCTTCTCAACCTTCTGCTGGTGATCACGCTCGCATGGATATTCGGGACGCTGGTGGAGCGTATCGGCTATCCCGCACTCATGGGGGAAATCCTCGCGGGGATCCTCTTCGGCCCGGCGTTGTTGGGCCTCTTACACCCGAGTGAAACGCTCGATATCTTCGCGGAGTTCGGGGTTTTTCTGCTGATGATCTACGTCGGGATGGAGGTGGATATTCACGACCTGTTCGAACTGGGACCTCAGTCGCTGATGGTCGCGTTCGGCGGCTTCGCCGTCCCGTTTGCGCTCGGATACCTTGTCGGCGGCGTCATCGGCGTGACGGTCGAACAGGCGTTGTTCATCGGGATCGCAATGGCGGCTACCTCGCTGGCGACGAAATCCCGAATCCTCGTCGATCTCGACGTCCTCGATACGCGGGTCGCCGGCGTCCTCCTCGGCGGAGCACTGCTGTCCGACGTGGGCGTGATGGTCGTGTTCACCGGAGTCATGGGCTTCGTCGAAACCGGCGACCTGACGCTCCTGGGTATCGGATTGGTCGCGGGGGAGGCGCTGTTGTACTTCGTAGCGGCGCTCGTATTCGGCGATCGATTCCTGCCGTACATCTGGACTCAACTGGAAGACTGGATGGAGCGCCACGAGTACGTGGACAAGACGTCGGCGTTTACGGTCGCACTCGTCGTCGCGCTCGTGTTCGCGTTCTTCGCAGCGGTCGTCGATCTCCACATGATCATCGGCGGCTTCATCGCCGGCCTGTTTCTCCGCCAGGCCCAACTCGATCCAGACATCTACAATCACATGTACGACGTGATGTACGACCTGGCGATGGGCCTGTTCGCGCCGATCTTTTTCGTCACCGTCGCGTTCGAACTCACGCTCAACGTGTTCACGGAAAGCCTGGGACTTCTCGTGTTGATCGTGGTGACCGCGTTCGTGAGCAAGATCCTCGGAAGCTGGCTGTTCACCGTTCCGACGAAGCTCTCCTCGCGGGAAGGCCTCGTCATCGGGTTCGGGATGAACGGACGCGGAACCGTCGAAATCGTGATCGTCTCCATCGCCCTCTCGGCTGGCGTTATCGGCCAGGAGTTGTTCTCGATTCTCGTCTTCACGGCGATTTTCACCACCGCACTCGTCCCGCCGACCGTCAAGTGGGGCATCGACTGGCTCAGGCAGTCGGGCGACCTCGTCTTGATGAGGGACGCGGAATTCGAGGGCGATTGA